In Stigmatella erecta, a genomic segment contains:
- a CDS encoding peptidoglycan recognition protein family protein produces MTVQRSSAPVAPRAVTATAAAPVTAPPAGLSRGDTGPNVKKLQDALVKTGYMTRAQVNTGYGTFGPQTEAAVKKFQADKKLPTTGYYGDMTHAALKKALAGGVQGPTPPTQPGGKFTKPAVISAPSPNFNERGGKDIDTIVMHHTASNNGAGDLAHMRNPASEVSAHYMVDRDGKIYQLVNDSKRAWHAGKGELHGVPTDVNGRSIGIEIVNDGSGKTPFTEAQYKALNQLVGYLKQEYNVPTKNVVGHKDVAVPKGRKSDPASNFDWSRLP; encoded by the coding sequence ATGACCGTTCAGCGCTCCTCCGCCCCCGTTGCCCCGCGCGCCGTTACCGCCACCGCCGCGGCCCCGGTGACCGCCCCCCCCGCCGGCCTCAGCCGGGGCGACACGGGGCCCAACGTCAAGAAGCTCCAGGATGCGCTGGTGAAGACCGGCTACATGACCCGGGCCCAGGTCAACACGGGCTACGGCACCTTCGGTCCCCAGACCGAGGCGGCGGTGAAGAAGTTCCAGGCCGACAAGAAGCTGCCCACCACGGGCTACTACGGCGACATGACCCACGCGGCGCTGAAGAAGGCGCTCGCCGGCGGGGTGCAGGGCCCCACCCCTCCCACCCAGCCGGGCGGCAAGTTCACCAAGCCGGCCGTCATCAGCGCGCCCTCCCCCAACTTCAATGAGCGCGGGGGCAAGGACATCGACACCATCGTCATGCACCACACCGCGTCCAACAACGGCGCGGGCGACCTGGCCCACATGCGCAACCCCGCCAGCGAGGTGTCGGCCCACTACATGGTCGACCGGGATGGGAAGATTTACCAGCTGGTCAACGACAGCAAGCGCGCCTGGCACGCGGGCAAGGGCGAGCTGCACGGCGTGCCCACGGACGTGAACGGCCGCTCGATCGGCATCGAGATCGTCAACGACGGCAGCGGCAAGACGCCCTTCACCGAGGCCCAGTACAAGGCGCTCAACCAGCTCGTCGGCTACCTCAAGCAGGAGTACAACGTGCCCACGAAGAACGTCGTCGGGCACAAGGACGTGGCCGTCCCCAAGGGCCGCAAGAGCGACCCGGCCTCCAACTTCGACTGGAGCCGGCTGCCCTGA
- a CDS encoding TolC family protein: MLSRGVSASPLLCLCLYGFLSLSEASAGPLTLGQAVALALERSPVLVSLEAGVARAQAQARNDARFFQTNPELSAAAGPRLRDGGNTLELGVGLSQQVELFGQPSARKEAARALVTASEAQLRTRRVELVAEVRTAFARARAAGQEVRLAEDARTLAAEALSAAEERLEAGAASRLEVNTARVEAGRAAREHNRAVFRHASALNALGLLIGLDEAVEIHAQDTPLPDNPPALSLPTLLGQALRDRADLQSARAELEASQAQQRLSQRAALPSPRAGVSYGREEEAHIVQGTLSIELPVFDRNQAGRGTSAARVTEAARTLEAVERLARAEVRLALVRYQTAEASLRLFGENAQQSLQENLALATEGYRAGKMDFLELLVIRRETLEARRDHIEAMEEFGTAQAQLQRVIGSLP; this comes from the coding sequence ATGCTTTCGCGCGGAGTCTCCGCCTCTCCCCTGCTGTGTCTGTGTCTCTATGGGTTTCTCTCGCTGTCCGAGGCCTCCGCCGGGCCGCTGACGCTCGGCCAGGCCGTCGCGCTCGCCCTGGAGCGGAGCCCCGTCCTCGTCTCGCTGGAGGCCGGGGTGGCCCGGGCCCAGGCGCAGGCCCGGAATGATGCCCGATTCTTCCAAACCAACCCCGAGCTCTCCGCCGCGGCGGGCCCGCGCCTGCGCGACGGCGGAAACACCCTGGAGCTGGGCGTGGGCCTCAGCCAGCAGGTGGAGCTCTTCGGGCAGCCCTCCGCCCGGAAGGAGGCCGCCCGGGCCCTCGTCACCGCGAGCGAGGCCCAGCTCCGGACCCGGCGCGTGGAGCTCGTGGCCGAGGTCCGCACGGCGTTTGCCCGCGCCCGGGCCGCGGGACAGGAGGTGCGCCTCGCCGAGGATGCCCGCACGCTGGCCGCCGAAGCGCTGAGCGCGGCGGAGGAGCGGCTGGAGGCCGGCGCCGCCTCCCGCCTGGAGGTCAACACGGCCCGCGTCGAGGCGGGCCGCGCCGCCCGTGAGCACAACCGCGCCGTCTTCCGCCATGCGTCGGCCCTCAACGCCCTGGGCCTGCTCATCGGGCTCGACGAGGCCGTGGAGATTCATGCCCAGGACACGCCCCTTCCGGACAACCCGCCGGCGCTGTCCTTGCCCACCCTGCTCGGCCAGGCCCTCCGTGACCGGGCAGATCTCCAATCGGCGCGCGCGGAGCTGGAAGCCAGCCAGGCCCAGCAGCGGCTGAGCCAGCGGGCGGCCCTGCCCAGCCCCCGCGCGGGCGTCAGCTACGGCCGGGAGGAGGAGGCCCACATCGTCCAGGGCACCCTGTCCATCGAGCTGCCGGTGTTCGACCGCAACCAGGCCGGACGCGGCACCAGCGCCGCGCGCGTCACCGAGGCGGCGCGCACCCTGGAAGCGGTGGAGCGGCTCGCGCGCGCGGAGGTGCGGCTGGCGCTCGTGCGCTACCAGACCGCCGAGGCCTCCCTGCGCCTCTTCGGGGAGAACGCCCAGCAGTCGCTCCAGGAGAACCTGGCGCTGGCCACGGAGGGCTACCGGGCCGGCAAGATGGACTTCCTGGAGCTGCTCGTCATCCGCCGGGAGACGCTCGAGGCCCGGCGCGACCACATCGAGGCGATGGAGGAGTTCGGCACCGCGCAGGCCCAGCTCCAGCGGGTCATCGGGAGCCTTCCATGA
- a CDS encoding efflux RND transporter periplasmic adaptor subunit — protein MRAFALLSVLGLVLLPGCKQEPPPAAHPAEAPHGDEHGHEKEAAHAEAITLTPESVRNARLQTAEAQRKPLAVGLTVPARLAFPQRGVAQVAARVPGRIASIEVDLGDRVKKGQVLGYLESPDLGRARADYLAATMKAQVAAENFRREKELFAKGITSEREMREAEGTYVTIEADRNAADARLHALSLTDQEIKALRSDEHYSTRFPARAPLDGTVVDIPVTVGQEVGGTTPLFTVGDLSTLWALLEVSEAQLATVRQGQAVALAVQALPGQRFQGKVTYIGDIVDEKTRTTPVRVVLPNTEGNLKPGMFATAEISTGGTAPGAPGTEQLVVPREAVQQVADEQVVFVPQGPNQFQAVEVKTGASSATEIEILEGLEPGTPVVTQGAFILKSELSKESMGEGHSH, from the coding sequence ATGAGAGCCTTCGCCCTGTTGTCCGTGCTGGGGCTCGTCCTGCTTCCGGGGTGCAAGCAGGAGCCGCCCCCCGCCGCCCACCCAGCGGAAGCGCCTCATGGCGACGAGCATGGCCATGAGAAGGAAGCGGCCCACGCCGAGGCCATCACCCTGACGCCGGAGTCCGTGCGCAACGCGCGCTTGCAGACCGCCGAGGCCCAGCGCAAGCCGCTCGCCGTGGGGCTCACCGTCCCGGCGCGCCTGGCCTTTCCCCAGCGCGGCGTGGCCCAGGTGGCCGCCCGCGTCCCCGGCCGCATCGCCAGCATCGAGGTGGACCTGGGAGACCGCGTGAAGAAGGGCCAGGTGCTCGGCTACCTGGAGAGCCCGGACCTGGGCCGGGCCCGCGCGGACTACCTGGCCGCCACGATGAAGGCCCAGGTGGCCGCGGAGAACTTCCGCCGCGAGAAGGAGCTGTTCGCCAAGGGCATCACCAGCGAGCGCGAGATGCGCGAGGCGGAGGGCACCTACGTCACCATCGAGGCGGACCGCAACGCCGCCGATGCCCGGCTGCACGCGCTGAGCCTCACGGATCAGGAAATCAAGGCGCTCCGGTCCGATGAGCACTACAGCACGCGCTTTCCCGCGCGCGCCCCGCTCGACGGCACCGTGGTGGACATCCCCGTCACCGTGGGCCAGGAGGTGGGCGGCACCACGCCGCTGTTCACCGTGGGCGACCTGTCCACGCTCTGGGCACTGCTGGAAGTCTCCGAGGCGCAGCTCGCCACCGTCCGCCAGGGACAGGCCGTGGCCCTGGCCGTCCAGGCGCTCCCCGGCCAGCGCTTCCAGGGCAAGGTGACGTACATCGGGGACATCGTGGACGAGAAGACCCGCACCACCCCCGTGCGCGTCGTGCTGCCCAACACCGAGGGCAACCTCAAGCCCGGGATGTTCGCCACCGCGGAGATCAGCACCGGCGGCACCGCCCCGGGCGCCCCGGGCACCGAGCAGCTCGTCGTGCCCCGCGAGGCCGTGCAGCAGGTGGCCGACGAACAGGTCGTCTTCGTCCCCCAGGGGCCAAACCAGTTCCAGGCGGTGGAGGTGAAGACCGGCGCCTCGTCCGCCACGGAGATCGAAATCCTCGAAGGGCTCGAACCGGGCACCCCCGTGGTGACCCAGGGCGCCTTCATCCTCAAGTCCGAGCTCTCCAAAGAGAGCATGGGCGAAGGCCACTCCCACTAG